A single genomic interval of Brevibacillus brevis harbors:
- a CDS encoding DUF4132 domain-containing protein — MVLRKTDLNPVTKKFVEEFISASDRNKHLYDQIADYVAGDTDECPAIAEDPRFYSYTVRSEFDKLKKRGEELAFYRAAVLIYKASNRFYDKKNVMDECFLDQIELQGMKDIDDADIRATDQKAMEAMRKTIEHFGHALFAEFLLKAAEDYRVSISRDYSSTFDRAEFLLFISYAYTISPSLLEEAKEKLMPSYYYLVTGDTREYIKELHAIAKEVVTMQFSSNNFLTNESLYPSYVKEKKAALREKYYPGEQVKEGSLLNQKHLKRYTELVISLLYFRIHVKGGINAFLKKEEEIDRELHDTLQILFDMFPLDILSEDKRLADLVHMDEPYDLLLGLREHLLSPPTNWEQVKQLALEDVTKSKRALELASIPMVKGFLHKTLAAEGVDLSEFQPSLEGIIQDALRRAKGSTKLANYLDEKVVLEDVLEHVHLEDLQLVRQQMILLSFLPVDHPFIARLIPFMCQYKDKSNRRVGHMCFAHAFQDRLTAFIDHYRKDESVDIQTLFYQILSIKETHYYYTDVNEEVYRSLVVANPEMSLAQFDKLDTELRVFVTQTLLAAKETLSEELRNQAILLGLADSSKKVSGLAGAAFLQAKDKELYLHVYQTEKKAKVKEMALDAIRSLDNNKEIFQELLTNEKSSKFKTLLQTFIDAEEQGPDASLTHLGNLTDKRKLTRIKWMPLERMPVLRDQDGNELGQEVMEYMLTASIDFPTAPNQLVLDLKPSLQAASVADFSAEVLRTWLDNGAVAKEKWVMPLCVAFGDRRIVDTIGQWIKEWTDHSRGALAADGVRALSFSNDLTALRLIDQIKRTIKNRQVKSAAEEALSMAAANQNISAMELEDRLVTTLGFDASGKQVFDYGDRTFTVKVSNELELEVTNDSTGKAVKNLPAPSAKDDQEKAEQARLTFAQLKKDLKNMVKVQSLRLEESLSKSRYWSKAAWKRLFVENVLMQKFAIGLIWGVYEDGKLVDTFRYMDDGTFNTVDEDEYELADEQLIGLIHPLELDEETLNGWRTQLEDYEITQPFEQMNREAFLPTEEEIKANELLRLPVESYSPTAFAKMMEKFGWVKGTPLDAGYYYEFYKLYDGMVAELKISGASISYWEGMEDVKLESLAFYPNKDAEYKHFYFKPVDRLKLTDIPTRIFSETVYDVMRAAGK, encoded by the coding sequence ATGGTTTTACGAAAGACAGATCTGAATCCGGTTACGAAGAAATTTGTGGAGGAGTTTATCAGTGCAAGTGATCGAAACAAGCATTTGTATGATCAAATCGCTGATTACGTTGCGGGTGACACAGACGAATGCCCGGCAATCGCAGAGGACCCGCGGTTTTACAGCTATACGGTTCGATCCGAATTTGACAAGCTGAAAAAACGCGGCGAGGAGTTGGCCTTCTATCGAGCAGCTGTACTGATCTACAAGGCTAGCAATCGTTTTTACGATAAGAAAAATGTGATGGATGAGTGCTTCCTGGATCAGATCGAACTTCAAGGTATGAAGGACATCGATGATGCTGATATCCGAGCAACAGATCAGAAAGCAATGGAGGCCATGAGAAAAACAATCGAGCATTTCGGACATGCGTTGTTTGCCGAATTCTTGTTAAAAGCCGCGGAGGATTATCGCGTAAGTATCAGCCGTGATTACTCCTCGACATTTGATCGGGCCGAATTTTTGCTATTTATTTCGTATGCGTACACGATTTCTCCGAGCTTATTGGAAGAAGCAAAAGAAAAGCTTATGCCGAGCTACTATTACCTAGTTACAGGTGATACGCGCGAATATATAAAAGAGCTGCATGCCATTGCCAAAGAAGTCGTGACCATGCAGTTTTCGAGCAACAATTTTCTGACCAACGAGTCGTTGTATCCTTCATACGTCAAAGAGAAAAAGGCTGCGCTGCGAGAAAAGTATTATCCAGGAGAGCAGGTCAAGGAAGGCTCTCTTTTGAACCAGAAGCATTTGAAGCGGTATACGGAGCTGGTCATCAGCTTGCTGTATTTCCGCATTCACGTCAAAGGCGGGATCAATGCATTCCTGAAGAAGGAAGAGGAGATAGATCGGGAGCTGCACGACACTTTGCAGATCTTGTTTGACATGTTCCCGCTTGATATCTTGTCCGAAGATAAGCGACTTGCTGACCTCGTGCACATGGATGAGCCTTACGATCTACTGCTGGGCCTACGCGAGCATTTGCTATCCCCGCCGACAAATTGGGAGCAGGTGAAGCAACTGGCGCTGGAAGACGTAACCAAATCAAAACGAGCGCTTGAGCTTGCTTCGATCCCGATGGTTAAAGGATTTTTGCACAAAACGTTGGCGGCAGAAGGTGTGGATCTCTCCGAATTCCAGCCTTCTTTGGAAGGAATTATTCAAGACGCGCTGCGACGTGCAAAGGGCTCGACAAAGCTGGCGAACTATTTGGATGAAAAAGTTGTTCTAGAGGATGTGCTCGAGCATGTGCATCTGGAGGACTTACAACTCGTAAGACAGCAGATGATCCTGCTGAGCTTCTTGCCTGTGGACCATCCGTTTATTGCGCGTCTGATTCCGTTCATGTGCCAATACAAAGACAAGTCCAATCGAAGAGTAGGCCATATGTGCTTCGCTCATGCGTTCCAGGATCGATTGACAGCCTTCATTGATCATTACCGGAAGGACGAATCTGTAGATATTCAGACACTTTTCTATCAGATTTTATCGATCAAGGAGACGCACTATTATTACACAGACGTCAATGAAGAGGTGTATCGTTCGTTGGTCGTAGCGAATCCAGAAATGAGTCTGGCTCAATTTGACAAGCTGGACACGGAGCTTCGCGTGTTTGTGACGCAAACCCTTTTAGCGGCAAAGGAGACGCTATCAGAGGAATTGCGTAACCAAGCGATTTTGCTCGGGTTGGCTGACAGCTCGAAAAAAGTGAGCGGCCTCGCTGGTGCAGCGTTTCTTCAGGCCAAAGACAAGGAGCTTTATTTGCACGTCTATCAAACCGAGAAAAAAGCAAAGGTCAAGGAAATGGCGCTGGATGCGATTCGTTCCCTGGACAATAACAAGGAGATTTTCCAGGAGCTACTGACAAATGAAAAAAGCAGCAAATTTAAAACGCTGCTGCAAACATTTATCGACGCCGAGGAGCAAGGTCCGGATGCGAGCTTGACCCATTTGGGCAACCTGACCGACAAGCGCAAACTGACACGGATTAAATGGATGCCATTGGAGCGAATGCCAGTCCTTCGCGACCAAGACGGCAACGAGCTGGGTCAGGAAGTAATGGAGTACATGCTAACCGCTTCGATCGATTTCCCGACAGCGCCAAACCAGTTGGTACTTGACTTGAAACCGTCTCTGCAAGCGGCATCTGTTGCTGACTTTAGCGCAGAAGTTTTGCGCACATGGCTCGATAATGGAGCGGTCGCCAAAGAAAAATGGGTTATGCCGCTCTGCGTGGCTTTCGGAGACCGACGTATAGTCGATACGATTGGTCAATGGATTAAGGAGTGGACAGATCACTCTCGCGGAGCTTTGGCTGCGGATGGCGTGCGTGCCCTGTCGTTCTCGAATGATTTGACTGCGCTGCGTCTAATCGACCAGATCAAACGTACGATCAAAAACAGGCAAGTCAAATCAGCAGCAGAAGAGGCGCTGTCCATGGCGGCTGCGAATCAGAACATTTCCGCGATGGAATTGGAAGACCGACTGGTTACCACACTTGGTTTCGATGCGTCAGGCAAGCAAGTGTTTGACTACGGCGACCGTACCTTCACGGTCAAGGTGAGCAACGAGCTGGAGCTGGAAGTTACGAACGACAGCACAGGAAAAGCGGTCAAAAATCTGCCTGCGCCGTCGGCGAAAGACGATCAGGAGAAGGCAGAACAAGCGCGATTGACTTTTGCTCAATTGAAAAAAGACCTGAAAAATATGGTGAAAGTACAATCTCTTCGTCTGGAGGAGTCTCTGTCCAAATCGCGTTATTGGTCAAAGGCAGCATGGAAACGTCTCTTTGTGGAGAACGTGTTGATGCAAAAATTCGCAATCGGGCTAATCTGGGGCGTATACGAGGACGGAAAGCTCGTAGATACGTTCCGCTATATGGACGATGGGACATTTAACACCGTGGACGAGGATGAGTATGAGTTGGCAGATGAGCAGCTCATTGGTTTGATTCATCCACTGGAGCTGGACGAAGAGACGTTGAACGGCTGGCGTACTCAGCTGGAAGATTACGAAATTACGCAACCGTTCGAGCAAATGAATCGTGAAGCGTTCCTGCCTACGGAAGAAGAAATAAAAGCCAATGAATTGCTCCGCCTGCCTGTTGAATCGTATTCACCTACTGCTTTTGCGAAAATGATGGAGAAATTCGGTTGGGTCAAAGGAACGCCGCTCGATGCCGGTTATTATTACGAGTTTTACAAACTGTATGACGGTATGGTGGCTGAGTTGAAAATCAGCGGGGCGAGCATTTCGTATTGGGAAGGAATGGAGGATGTGAAGCTGGAATCGTTGGCTTTCTATCCGAATAAAGATGCCGAGTACAAGCATTTTTACTTCAAACCAGTGGATCGGCTGAAGCTCACTGATATTCCAACACGCATTTTCAGCGAAACCGTCTATGATGTTATGCGAGCAGCAGGAAAATAA
- a CDS encoding ATP-binding protein, with amino-acid sequence METMKPPMEVLYAKQLNALRSHDTGTKPPNWLMSPRAVRDFILGTDEPLSYEGESIPITKKFYGDDVLIERAIVTLAGNRGLMLVGEPGTAKTMLSELLSAAISGTSTNTIQGTAGTTEDMIKYSWNYAMLLDKGPSLQALVPSPLYTGMSKGIITRFEEITRCPFEVQDVLISILSDKVMNIPELSDGILFAKPGFNIIATANLRDKGVNEMSSALKRRFNFETIAPINHVKMEAQIIESQAKVILEQSGVNIEIDRDVVEILATTFMELRMGETKEGFKIDSPQSVMSTAEAVSVYVQSAMTSHYYDGRPISMDRLVQNMLGAVVKENQKDANILKTYFTKVVKERAKEEGLWGTYYNEKKWIK; translated from the coding sequence ATGGAAACAATGAAGCCACCTATGGAAGTGTTATATGCGAAACAGCTGAATGCGCTGCGATCCCATGATACAGGGACAAAACCTCCCAATTGGCTGATGTCGCCGAGAGCTGTGCGCGATTTTATTTTAGGAACGGATGAACCCCTCTCTTATGAGGGTGAAAGTATACCGATTACGAAGAAGTTCTATGGAGACGATGTGCTTATTGAGCGTGCCATCGTCACATTGGCAGGCAATCGTGGCTTGATGCTCGTCGGTGAGCCTGGAACGGCAAAGACGATGCTGTCTGAGCTGCTGTCTGCGGCCATCTCCGGTACGAGCACGAATACGATCCAAGGCACCGCGGGAACGACAGAGGATATGATCAAATACTCCTGGAACTACGCAATGCTGCTGGACAAAGGTCCTTCTCTGCAAGCGCTGGTTCCTTCCCCGTTATACACCGGAATGAGCAAGGGAATCATTACCCGTTTTGAAGAGATTACCCGTTGTCCGTTTGAGGTTCAAGACGTGTTGATTAGTATTTTGAGCGACAAGGTGATGAACATTCCCGAGCTGTCAGACGGCATCCTGTTTGCGAAGCCCGGTTTTAATATCATTGCAACAGCGAACTTGCGGGACAAAGGTGTCAATGAAATGAGCAGCGCGCTCAAACGACGTTTTAACTTCGAGACAATCGCGCCGATTAATCATGTGAAAATGGAAGCGCAAATTATCGAATCCCAAGCAAAAGTGATTCTGGAGCAAAGTGGCGTAAACATCGAAATCGATCGGGATGTGGTTGAAATCTTGGCGACGACCTTCATGGAACTGCGTATGGGCGAGACCAAGGAAGGATTCAAAATCGATTCCCCTCAATCCGTGATGAGTACAGCCGAAGCCGTATCCGTCTATGTCCAAAGTGCAATGACGTCGCATTACTATGATGGCAGGCCGATTTCCATGGATCGACTGGTGCAGAACATGCTGGGAGCGGTCGTCAAAGAAAACCAAAAGGACGCAAATATCCTGAAAACCTACTTTACCAAAGTGGTCAAAGAACGGGCAAAGGAAGAGGGTCTATGGGGAACTTATTACAACGAGAAGAAATGGATCAAATAA
- a CDS encoding GNAT family N-acetyltransferase, which yields MVSFFWKGVDSCARASDAIYFPRSEAGARVWIEQQAARVPDGDNMRLAIETLDGELVGTINSHHCDPRNGNFQYGVAIFRDYHRRGYASEAVTIFLRYFFQELRTEKVTAHVFAFNETSKRLQEHLGFQLEGTLRNMIYTNGQHYDEYIYGLLKSEFVS from the coding sequence GTGGTATCCTTTTTTTGGAAAGGGGTTGACTCCTGTGCAAGAGCATCTGATGCCATTTATTTTCCTCGGTCAGAAGCGGGAGCGAGAGTGTGGATAGAGCAACAAGCAGCCAGAGTCCCTGACGGAGACAACATGCGGCTTGCGATTGAAACCTTGGATGGAGAACTGGTAGGGACGATCAACTCGCATCACTGTGATCCCCGGAATGGAAATTTTCAATACGGGGTGGCCATTTTCCGCGACTATCATCGCAGAGGGTATGCTTCGGAAGCCGTAACCATTTTTCTCCGCTATTTTTTTCAGGAGCTGCGTACTGAGAAAGTGACGGCACATGTTTTTGCTTTTAACGAAACATCGAAACGATTGCAGGAACATCTCGGCTTTCAATTGGAGGGCACACTTCGAAATATGATCTATACGAACGGCCAACATTATGATGAATACATATATGGGCTGTTAAAAAGTGAATTTGTCAGCTAA
- a CDS encoding VWA domain-containing protein — MEPDLSREALNRWRLLLGSHAEESLEGSGVYQSSEFSYQELDSILEFLYNREYGEEQGYRKEGGRGDSALTVPSWLNKIRKLFPKKTVEILERQALDRYNMTELLTDKKVLESMEPNMTLLKNILQFKGRMKGEVVKSAKEIVRKVVDDLRRQLENEVQTSIVGKRNRHKRGYTKSMKNLDVHKTIRKNLKNYDHKKSRFIIDELYFHSNIQHHNKWNIVIVVDESGSMMDSVIYSSVMASIFYKLAALKTHLVIFDTKVVDLSDRLDDPVDVLMSVQLGGGTHIAQALKYGRTLLENPSKTIFILVSDLEEGYPIKEMYRQSKEIIDAGCKFLVLTALDFNGNATYNQHAARVLSDMGANVAAITPDELAQWIGKVIK, encoded by the coding sequence ATGGAACCTGATTTGAGCCGCGAAGCCTTGAATCGCTGGCGGTTGTTATTAGGCTCTCATGCCGAGGAATCATTGGAAGGCAGTGGGGTCTATCAATCATCCGAGTTTTCCTATCAGGAACTAGACTCAATTCTTGAATTTTTATACAACCGTGAATACGGGGAAGAGCAAGGCTATCGAAAAGAAGGTGGCCGGGGAGATTCGGCATTGACGGTTCCCTCCTGGCTGAACAAAATTCGTAAGCTGTTTCCCAAAAAGACAGTAGAAATCCTCGAGCGGCAAGCTCTCGACCGCTATAACATGACAGAGCTGCTGACAGACAAAAAAGTGTTGGAAAGCATGGAGCCCAACATGACGCTCTTGAAAAACATCCTCCAATTTAAAGGCAGGATGAAAGGAGAGGTCGTGAAAAGTGCAAAGGAAATTGTACGCAAGGTCGTAGACGATCTGCGGCGACAGCTTGAAAATGAAGTGCAGACCAGCATCGTCGGCAAACGCAATCGCCACAAACGCGGCTATACGAAGTCGATGAAAAATCTGGATGTCCATAAAACGATTCGCAAAAATTTGAAGAACTACGATCACAAAAAAAGCCGTTTTATTATCGATGAGCTGTATTTCCACAGCAATATCCAGCATCACAACAAATGGAACATCGTCATTGTTGTGGACGAGAGCGGCAGTATGATGGACTCTGTGATTTACAGCTCCGTTATGGCAAGTATTTTTTACAAGCTCGCTGCCTTGAAGACACATTTGGTTATTTTTGATACGAAGGTCGTTGATTTGAGCGATAGACTGGATGATCCGGTCGATGTGCTGATGAGTGTGCAGCTTGGTGGGGGGACTCATATTGCACAAGCGCTCAAATACGGAAGGACACTGCTCGAAAATCCATCGAAGACGATATTTATCCTTGTCAGTGATTTGGAGGAAGGCTATCCGATCAAGGAAATGTATCGCCAAAGCAAGGAGATTATCGACGCAGGCTGCAAGTTTTTAGTCTTGACGGCTTTGGATTTCAATGGCAACGCTACGTACAACCAGCATGCTGCCAGGGTATTGAGTGATATGGGAGCAAATGTAGCCGCGATCACGCCCGATGAGCTCGCGCAGTGGATTGGAAAGGTTATCAAATAG
- the kynA gene encoding tryptophan 2,3-dioxygenase, which produces MRPHEQGSNQPNDTSLEAQIHTDFQKEMTYGDYLQLDQILSSQRCQSTHHDEMLFIIIHQVSELWMKQILHELSAANECISNHDLEPAFKMFARVSRIQQQLIKSWDVLSTLTPADYLQFRDKLGHSSGFQSYQNRFIEFTLGYKNQHVLAVYAHQPELHAKMSAALQQPSIYDAAIREMAARGLPIDPECLERDWSQPYQPNHSVEQAWLTVYRNVNQYWDLYELAEKLVDIASQQQQWRFNHMTTVERIIGQKPGTGGSSGVMYLRRALDHRFFPELWSLRTSL; this is translated from the coding sequence ATGAGACCACATGAACAAGGAAGTAATCAACCGAACGACACTTCATTGGAGGCACAGATTCATACGGATTTCCAAAAAGAAATGACGTACGGCGATTATTTACAGCTCGATCAAATCTTGTCGAGTCAACGCTGTCAATCTACCCATCATGATGAAATGCTGTTTATTATCATTCATCAGGTGAGTGAGCTATGGATGAAACAAATTTTGCACGAACTGTCAGCAGCAAATGAATGCATCAGCAATCACGATCTGGAGCCTGCTTTCAAAATGTTCGCGCGTGTCTCGCGTATCCAGCAGCAATTGATTAAATCGTGGGATGTCCTTTCTACATTGACACCAGCCGACTACCTCCAATTCCGTGACAAGCTGGGTCATTCGTCCGGATTTCAATCTTATCAAAATCGATTCATTGAATTTACGCTAGGATATAAGAACCAGCATGTCCTGGCGGTGTATGCGCATCAACCAGAACTTCACGCCAAAATGAGTGCAGCCTTGCAGCAGCCCAGCATTTACGATGCGGCAATCAGGGAAATGGCTGCTCGTGGCTTGCCAATTGATCCAGAATGTTTAGAGCGAGACTGGTCACAGCCCTATCAACCAAATCATAGTGTAGAGCAAGCCTGGCTGACCGTGTATCGAAATGTCAACCAGTATTGGGATTTGTACGAGTTGGCAGAAAAACTGGTGGACATCGCCAGCCAGCAACAACAATGGCGTTTTAACCATATGACGACAGTCGAGCGCATCATAGGCCAAAAGCCGGGGACTGGAGGATCATCAGGCGTCATGTACTTACGCAGAGCGCTTGATCACCGTTTTTTCCCGGAGCTTTGGAGCTTGCGGACGTCGTTGTAA
- a CDS encoding DUF5682 family protein: MGNLLQREEMDQINGQDRFIKSFVEEEVYNLNKQVVYFPVRHHSPACAFHLKKTIEEYQPEIILIEGPDHSNHIIPILTDERTKPPVSIYYAYASGEQKYVCYFPFLLYSPEYVALLEAKRRQIPAAFIDLSYGSRLESLEDGHDLKKKNEKLSYHDERMLAGSQFIQRLCQTMKCRNFDELWEKVFEIDGIRKKTQDFVKDVFAYCYLSRKCYDDATLETEGDLIREAHMRQKIAEAKQKHARILVVTGGFHTYGLIEERKTSYKIQKVQEEKIYPMVYTYQEADQLNGYASGMPYVHYYESVWKALEKKEPAPFSKSALVYLPQLLKKLRGKGETTSTADAIEAYSLMNGLAVMREKAEGGAYELIDSVLSAFTKGERSIATLQPIETLRELLTGDGIGEVAPNSLDVPIVRDCKDRCKSLKLAITTTGRNQKVLELYAKKSHREASQFFHCMQFLGTEFCAKEAGPDWMNNRNVNLVRETWRYSYSSFVEARLIESSVYGGTVKEAAAHKLADMVKELPQHQSHELAKWLLMAVVMGLEELSERLFESVVESVRQDGHFLSLCKTLKTLTILLEQKRLFGLSETERLENLVEEVYYQAVTKIVEQGNPNPNELDELADQLKFLYMLSEKRQADDSWEIFSDQLLELLRNDKLPAKLEGVVVAILCNLEVIERTEISRRARAYMFGSPEQMLHTAAYLHGVFIVARDYLFHQEEILRDLHQMITSLAYDDFLQVVPELRLAFTYFSPMEISMLSEKVAALFQTTVEQVTNPVIDERTLRDARMLDQAIKEEFAKWNLI; the protein is encoded by the coding sequence ATGGGGAACTTATTACAACGAGAAGAAATGGATCAAATAAACGGTCAAGACCGTTTCATAAAATCATTCGTCGAAGAAGAGGTCTACAACCTCAACAAACAGGTCGTCTATTTCCCGGTACGTCATCATAGTCCTGCCTGCGCGTTTCATTTGAAAAAAACAATCGAAGAGTATCAACCGGAAATCATTCTGATTGAAGGACCGGACCATAGCAATCATATCATTCCGATTTTGACGGATGAACGGACGAAGCCTCCTGTGAGCATTTATTATGCGTACGCCTCAGGGGAGCAAAAATACGTCTGTTACTTTCCGTTTCTTCTGTATTCGCCGGAATATGTAGCCTTGCTCGAAGCAAAACGCCGGCAGATACCTGCTGCTTTCATTGATCTAAGCTACGGAAGCCGCCTGGAAAGCTTGGAAGACGGCCATGATTTAAAAAAGAAAAATGAAAAGCTGTCCTATCACGATGAGCGCATGCTGGCAGGCTCGCAGTTCATTCAGCGATTGTGCCAGACGATGAAATGCCGGAACTTCGATGAGCTGTGGGAAAAGGTTTTTGAGATTGATGGTATCCGCAAAAAGACGCAGGATTTCGTCAAAGATGTCTTTGCCTACTGCTACCTGTCTCGAAAATGCTATGATGACGCCACTTTGGAGACGGAAGGCGATTTGATTCGCGAGGCGCACATGCGTCAAAAAATTGCAGAGGCCAAGCAAAAGCATGCGAGAATACTCGTGGTGACCGGGGGCTTTCATACATACGGACTCATCGAGGAACGCAAGACTTCCTACAAGATCCAAAAGGTGCAGGAAGAAAAAATATATCCGATGGTGTACACGTACCAGGAAGCAGATCAGTTGAATGGATACGCAAGCGGGATGCCGTACGTTCACTACTACGAGAGTGTGTGGAAGGCATTGGAGAAGAAGGAGCCTGCTCCCTTCTCGAAAAGCGCGTTGGTGTACCTCCCGCAACTACTCAAAAAACTACGTGGCAAGGGAGAAACGACGTCGACTGCGGATGCGATCGAAGCGTACAGCCTCATGAACGGCTTGGCTGTCATGCGGGAAAAGGCGGAGGGCGGTGCCTATGAGTTGATCGATTCCGTTCTCTCTGCTTTTACAAAAGGCGAACGCTCGATTGCAACCTTACAGCCGATCGAGACATTGCGAGAGCTGTTGACAGGGGACGGAATCGGTGAGGTTGCGCCAAATTCACTAGATGTGCCCATCGTTCGCGATTGCAAAGACAGATGTAAATCGCTAAAGCTCGCGATCACGACGACAGGGCGCAATCAAAAGGTGCTAGAGCTTTATGCCAAAAAGTCGCATCGCGAAGCCAGCCAGTTTTTTCACTGCATGCAGTTTTTGGGCACAGAATTTTGCGCCAAAGAAGCCGGACCAGACTGGATGAACAACCGAAATGTCAATCTTGTCCGTGAAACATGGCGCTACAGCTATTCCTCCTTTGTAGAAGCACGTCTGATCGAGAGCTCGGTCTACGGTGGGACGGTGAAGGAGGCAGCAGCGCATAAGCTAGCCGATATGGTAAAAGAACTGCCGCAGCACCAGAGCCATGAGCTGGCAAAATGGCTCTTGATGGCGGTCGTTATGGGGTTGGAAGAGCTGTCAGAAAGGCTCTTTGAATCTGTAGTAGAGTCCGTTAGGCAGGATGGACATTTTCTCTCTCTTTGCAAAACGTTGAAGACACTCACGATTCTTTTGGAGCAAAAAAGGTTGTTCGGTCTTAGCGAGACAGAACGGCTGGAGAATTTGGTGGAAGAAGTCTATTACCAGGCTGTGACCAAAATCGTCGAGCAGGGAAACCCGAACCCCAACGAACTGGATGAGTTGGCCGATCAGCTCAAATTCCTCTATATGCTAAGTGAGAAGAGACAAGCGGATGACTCCTGGGAGATTTTCAGTGATCAACTGCTGGAATTGCTGCGTAACGACAAGCTCCCCGCGAAACTGGAGGGGGTAGTGGTCGCGATCTTGTGCAATCTCGAAGTGATCGAACGCACAGAAATCTCCAGACGTGCGCGTGCCTATATGTTCGGCTCGCCTGAGCAAATGCTGCATACCGCCGCGTATTTACATGGCGTTTTTATCGTGGCTCGTGACTACCTCTTTCATCAAGAAGAAATCTTGCGCGATCTGCATCAGATGATTACATCCTTGGCCTACGACGACTTTTTGCAGGTGGTGCCTGAACTGCGATTGGCATTTACATATTTTAGCCCAATGGAAATTAGTATGCTCTCGGAAAAAGTGGCAGCTCTCTTCCAAACGACGGTAGAACAAGTCACGAATCCAGTCATCGATGAGCGGACGTTGCGTGATGCCCGCATGCTCGATCAAGCGATCAAGGAGGAGTTTGCCAAATGGAACCTGATTTGA